AGCTTTCTCATATTAATATCCTTTACAAATTGCAGCAGCAGCTCTGTATTGTTTCCTATGGCCACACCTGTAATAAATAAAAGTTCTCCACCTTTTACCCAATTAGACACATCAGGAACTTCAGTAACATGCACCCATCTAATTACTTTGTTTAGGCCGCCTTTTCCCGCTACAACTTTCATCTTTTCAAGTCCTGGTAGATTCAATATGTTTTTACAAGTTACAAACATACTTCTCACTCTCCATAAAAAATAAATTTAAAAATCCATAACTAAAATGTACTATATTCTATTATAACTTTATTTGATGAATAAAATAAATATCCACATATGATAAACTTAAGGAATTGCCATATAAAAGCCTAAATAAAAAACTGCTGCAATAATTAACGCAGCAGTTACCTGTATTTAATTCCTTCAAATCTATAAAAACCTGTCAATTAAATTATTTTTAAATTATTCATAGGCACTGCTTTTTACATGCCAATATAGACATGAATTCAAAACCAATACTTGCCGCCAGATATGCAGTAATTTCACTGCAGTCATAATCTGGAGCTACCTCTACAATGTCACATCCTACAAAATTGATATCCTTTAGTTGCTGTATATAAGACAATGTTTCATGAGATGTAAACCCTCCAACTTCAGGAGTTCCAGTACCAGGGGCATAAGCCGGATCTACAAAATCAATGTCAAATGTTAAAAATGCTTTTCCCTGTCCTACCCTTCCTTTAATTTTCTCTCCTAATTCTTCTTCTGTCATTTTGTGTAATTTATGTGCTGTAATGACCTCGAATCCTAAATCTTCTGATATTTTAATATCATTTAAATCATACATAGAACCACGTATACCAATTTGGATTGAGGTTGAAGGGTCAATTAAGCCTTCTTCCAATGCCCTTCTAAATGGCGTTCCATGGGTATAATATTTACCAAATACACTTTTACCCAAATCCAAATGAGAGTCAAAATGTATTAAAGAAACTTTTCCATGTTTTTTATAAACAGCACGTAATTCACCTAAAGTAATTGAATGATCTCCACCTAAACACAGAGGCACAGCTCCAGCATCTAGAACTTCAGAAACGCTTTTGTAAATAGCATCATAACTTTCTTTTATATATCCAGGGACGATTGGAACATCTCCCAAATCTGCTATATTTAGAATATCCACAATATTTACTCCCATTATTATATTGTTAGGTTTAATCATAGTAGAAATTTTACGAATACTACTTGGACCAAATCTGGAACCAGTGCGAAATGAAGATGCTGTATCAAAAGGTATTCCTAAAATTCCTACATCCAATCCATCTGCATTTTCTTTTTTTTGTAATCTCATAAAATTGCCCATATCACAAAATCTAGGTAATAGTGAAGCATCTGGTAATTGATTTTTACTCATAATAAATTCCTCCCGTCTAATACATTATTTAAATTATAATCGCCATATAAATAAATTGTCAACAATAACCCTATTATTTTAACATTTTAATACTGAAGATTACTGTCAAATAAAAAGGAACAACTAAAACTAATAGTTGTTCCTAATTTCACAAAAAATTCTCGCTAAAATTATATTACTCCTTTATATACCTAAAATATTTCTAGTATGTTGTTCAACTTGCTCTGGAGTAACATCTGTATTTCTTGCAACTTTCGTATCGATAGCAGCCTTAGCTACC
This genomic interval from Clostridium kluyveri contains the following:
- the speB gene encoding agmatinase encodes the protein MSKNQLPDASLLPRFCDMGNFMRLQKKENADGLDVGILGIPFDTASSFRTGSRFGPSSIRKISTMIKPNNIIMGVNIVDILNIADLGDVPIVPGYIKESYDAIYKSVSEVLDAGAVPLCLGGDHSITLGELRAVYKKHGKVSLIHFDSHLDLGKSVFGKYYTHGTPFRRALEEGLIDPSTSIQIGIRGSMYDLNDIKISEDLGFEVITAHKLHKMTEEELGEKIKGRVGQGKAFLTFDIDFVDPAYAPGTGTPEVGGFTSHETLSYIQQLKDINFVGCDIVEVAPDYDCSEITAYLAASIGFEFMSILACKKQCL